The stretch of DNA GCAGGTCGTAAAGCTCTCCGAAGGATTGTCCATGGTAATAGGTTAGCTTGTACCGCTCCGTCACGACAGTCTTGAGGCGAAGGGTTCGGGGATCGTCGACGGTCTCCACAAAAACCTGCTCGTGCATCGATTCGCACTGACCCTGAACAAGGGGCTTCAGGTCGACTCCGTCCATGTCACCGGGTACATCGATGCCCGTGAGAGACAGCGCCGTGGGGGCAAGATCCGCCAAGCTCACAAGGGACTTCACGACCGTGCCGGCATGCGCATGATTGGGAAACTGCACGATGAGGGGAACACGGATCAGCTCCTCATAGTGGAACGGCCCCTTCATCCACAGCCCATGGTCGCCCAAAAGCTCGCCGTGGTCCGAGGTGAAGACCACGAGGGTCGTGCGATCAAGCCCCGTGCGCGCCAAGAGATCGAAGATACGCGACATTGCCCGATCCACTAGCTCCACCAGTCCCCAATAGTACGCACGGCCCCGCCGCGCATCGTCAGGGGGAACATCGCGGTAGTCGGCCCCTTCTCCCTGGCCCGCCATGAAGTACGTGCCGCGGTAAGGGCTCTGCTCTAGCTTTCCCTCGTGCGCAATCTGGAAGAAGGGCGGCTTGTCGTCCAACTCCCCTGGAGTGTAACGCGGGAGCGGCGCCGAGGAGGGATCAAGGGTTCGGGCGTGCTCGACGGGCAGGGCATGAGGCGAATGAGGATCTTCGAAGCCAACGCTCAGAAAAAACGGCTTATCGTCACTGCTGGCACGTTCCAAAAAGGCGCACACTCGGTCCGCAGTCCAAGTGCTCGAGTGCAGCTCCAGCGGGATATCCCAGTCATAAGCTTCGCCCTGAAAAGTTGACGAAGAGCGCTTGTGTATCGGGAATGCGTCATCGCAAGGGTGACCGAGCTTTTCGTCCAACCAGCTTCCGTAGTGCCCTGCCAGCCCGAAGGTGGTGTGCCCCAGGGCAATCTCCACCTCGTCGAAGCCGTAGTACGGTCCGCGAAAGGCGGGGAAACGCTTTCGCCAGTTATCTATGCACTCGACAGAGACGTCGTTATCTCCCGCCCACGCATTGAAGTGAGCCTTGCCGATGAGGTGCGTCCGGTACCCGAGTGACTTGAGCCGGTGGGAGAGGAACAACTCCTCAGGGGGAACATCCAC from bacterium encodes:
- a CDS encoding sulfatase-like hydrolase/transferase; translated protein: MQPNIIFITTDQQRTDSLGCYGAPFAKTPALDAMAHRGVRFERAYCTNPVCTPSRASILTGKYMGRHGAWNVGVDVPPEELFLSHRLKSLGYRTHLIGKAHFNAWAGDNDVSVECIDNWRKRFPAFRGPYYGFDEVEIALGHTTFGLAGHYGSWLDEKLGHPCDDAFPIHKRSSSTFQGEAYDWDIPLELHSSTWTADRVCAFLERASSDDKPFFLSVGFEDPHSPHALPVEHARTLDPSSAPLPRYTPGELDDKPPFFQIAHEGKLEQSPYRGTYFMAGQGEGADYRDVPPDDARRGRAYYWGLVELVDRAMSRIFDLLARTGLDRTTLVVFTSDHGELLGDHGLWMKGPFHYEELIRVPLIVQFPNHAHAGTVVKSLVSLADLAPTALSLTGIDVPGDMDGVDLKPLVQGQCESMHEQVFVETVDDPRTLRLKTVVTERYKLTYYHGQSFGELYDLQDDPGEIVNRWEDPGHAAVRQDLLGRIIDFAEPLEKRAVRYDYA